A portion of the Amia ocellicauda isolate fAmiCal2 chromosome 22, fAmiCal2.hap1, whole genome shotgun sequence genome contains these proteins:
- the LOC136718226 gene encoding calcium/calmodulin-dependent protein kinase type IV, with translation MPTSKSGASTVEYWVDGSRRDVPIEDFYTMGAELGRGATSVVFRCEEKQTQKPYAAKILKKTIDKKIVRTEIGVLLRLSHPNIIRLKDIFETEVEIALILELVTGGELFDRIVERGYYSERDAAHVIKQILEAVAYLHENGVVHRDLKPENLLYADLSLDAPLKIADFGLSKIVDEQVTMKTVCGTPGYCAPEILRGNAYGPEVDMWSVGVILYILLCGFEPFFDPRGDQYMYSRILNCDYEFVSPWWDEVSLNAKDLVSKLIVQDAQKRLSVQQALQHPWVLGKAARFSHMDTTQRKLQEFNARRKLKAAMKAVVATSRIGNHSRDEGSRVSRRTDSPDGQAGKTSRQASMQKELSQDSPVHSKAKGKEEAATDPPSKPSHPPPYSPKPPQAAAHRHPDSSDTVKVPRPPLVKPEVLKQASVVPKTSVVKPRTPRKSCSMQPSNGCESSPIVVTPPSPKNLKNGFGMESTNKTAQCQ, from the exons GGGGGCAACATCTGTGGTTTTCCggtgtgaagaaaaacaaactcagAAGCCCTACGCAGCCAAGATACTAAAGAAAACG ATTGACAAGAAGATTGTGAGGACTGAAATTGGAGTTTTGTTGCGTCTGTCCCATCCAAATATA ATCAGGCTGAAGGACATCTTCGAAACTGAAGTGGAAATAGCTCTTATTCTGGAGCTGGTGACAGGAGGGGAGCTCTTTGACAG GATTGTGGAGAGGGGTTACTACAGCGAGAGAGACGCTGCTCATGTCATCAAACAGATTCTGGAGGCTGTCGCG TATTTGCATGAGAACGGCGTGGTACATCGAGACCTGAAGCCAGAGAATCTGCTGTATGCGGACTTGTCACTGGACGCCCCGCTTAAAATAG CCGACTTTGGCCTGTCCAAAATTGTCGATGAGCAGGTCACCATGAAGACAGTGTGTGGCACTCCCGGATACTGTG CTCCCGAGATATTGAGAGGCAATGCTTATGGCCCAGAAGTGGACATGTGGTCAGTGGGGGTCATTTTGTATATACT GCTTTGTGGGTTTGAACCATTCTTCGACCCAAGGGGGGACCAGTACATGTACAGCCGCATTCTGAACTGTGACTATGAGTTTGTCTCCCCCTGGTGGGATGAGGTCTCCCTCAATGCCAAGGACCTG GTGAGTAAGCTGATTGTCCAGGACGCACAGAAGCGACTGTCTGTCCAACAGGCTCTGCAGCATCCATGGGTACTGGGCAAAGCCGCTCGTTTCTCCCACATGGACACCACGCAGAGGAAACTGCAGGAGTTCAATGCTCGGCGAAAACTCAAG GCTGCTATGAAGGCAGTGGTGGCTACCAGCCGGATTGGCAACCACAGTCGTGATGAGGGCTCCCGGGTGAGCAGAAGGACAGATAGCCCTGATGGTCAGGCAGGCAAGACCTCTAGGCAAGCCAGCATGCAGAAAGAGTTGTCCCAGGATTCCCCAGTGCACAGCAAAGCCAAAGGCAAAGAAGAGGCAGCCACAGATCCCCCTAGCAAACCCTCTCACCCTCCTCCGTACAGCCCCAAACCCCCCCAGGCAGCTGCACACAGGCATCCAGACAGTTCCGACACTGTGAAGGTCCCCAGGCCTCCCTTAGTCAAACCTGAGGTCCTCAAGCAGGCCTCAGTAGTACCGAAAACATCCGTGGTCAAGCCAAGGACCCCCAGAAAGAGCTGCTCCATGCAGCCATCCAATGGCTGTGAGTCTTCACCCATTGTAGTTACCCCCCCGAGTCCCAAAAACCTCAAGAATGGATTCGGGATGGAGTCCACCAACAAGACGGCACAGTGCCAATAA